One window of Cohnella hashimotonis genomic DNA carries:
- a CDS encoding ArnT family glycosyltransferase produces the protein MRAPVRLKIDIPLLFIVLLSAFLNGFNIWTDKYANTYYTTAVAAMMENLHNFFYASLDSAGSVTVDKPPVVFWIQTISAKFFGLHGWSVILPQALAGIGSVLLVYKLVKPTFGRAAALIGALVMACTPIAVAVSRTNNIDSMLVFTLLLAAALLFRGVRKGSVWRVLGAFAVVGVGFNMKMLQAYMVLPAFYLFYWVASSRSWKKKTGILAGATALMLVVSVSWAVVVDAVPADKRPFIGSSGTNSVLNLAFGYNGVSRLTGDRGQGGGGAPNFRSGGGFPAGGQNQRFGQGQGTDTSQPPNLAPDQGQGASQNPMSGQGQGDGQDQAPGQNQAPGQQDGGGFRGAPQGGGFGGFRQDGGGFGGPGGSGGPNGGRSGGMFGTGQSGPLRLFQSSLSDQASWLIPFALIGSVGLLGSIRRRRWTDKHKETIFWLSWLLPAAAFFSVAGFFHQYYLIMLAPPIAALTGAGFVEMWRAYRERNSWTSWLLPAAILATTVFAWYIVHPYDATIGGGWAAGIGLAGVIVTALLIVWRTRENLRPARLWAIAGLLTLLVGPVYWALTPITYGVSSMTPIVGPSSSREANGPQGGEFAGRGQGGGESGGTLDEGLYNYLKAHNTGQKYLLAVSDYGTAAPYMIDKGESVVILNGFNGSDRVYTADKLQALVAKGEVTYFLVGGGGMGGGRGSSTEVTQWIQQHGKEIPASEWQSSNGGAAQSEAGDGRGNGGFQGFGGFGRSATLYAVSL, from the coding sequence ATGAGAGCTCCTGTTAGGTTGAAAATCGATATTCCGCTGTTGTTCATCGTCTTGCTGTCCGCATTTTTAAACGGCTTCAACATCTGGACGGACAAGTACGCCAATACCTACTATACGACGGCTGTCGCGGCGATGATGGAGAACTTGCACAATTTCTTCTATGCCTCGCTCGATTCCGCGGGCTCGGTCACGGTGGATAAGCCGCCTGTCGTATTCTGGATCCAGACGATCAGCGCCAAGTTCTTCGGACTTCACGGCTGGAGCGTGATTCTGCCTCAGGCGCTGGCTGGCATAGGCTCGGTGCTGCTCGTGTACAAGCTGGTCAAGCCGACTTTCGGCAGGGCTGCGGCGCTGATCGGCGCCCTCGTCATGGCGTGCACGCCGATCGCGGTGGCCGTCAGCCGCACGAACAACATCGACAGCATGCTCGTATTTACTTTGCTGCTTGCCGCCGCTTTGCTGTTCCGTGGAGTGCGAAAGGGAAGCGTGTGGCGTGTGTTGGGGGCTTTTGCGGTTGTCGGCGTCGGGTTTAATATGAAGATGCTTCAGGCGTATATGGTGCTTCCTGCCTTTTACTTGTTCTACTGGGTGGCGTCTTCGCGATCGTGGAAAAAGAAAACGGGGATTCTGGCAGGCGCTACGGCGCTCATGCTGGTCGTCTCGGTGTCGTGGGCGGTCGTCGTCGACGCGGTCCCCGCGGACAAGCGGCCGTTTATCGGCAGCAGCGGCACGAATTCGGTGCTGAATCTGGCTTTCGGCTATAACGGCGTGTCCCGGCTAACGGGGGATCGCGGGCAGGGCGGCGGCGGAGCTCCGAACTTTAGGAGCGGCGGTGGCTTCCCGGCGGGCGGTCAGAACCAAAGATTCGGTCAGGGCCAAGGGACGGATACGAGCCAGCCGCCGAATCTGGCGCCGGACCAAGGCCAAGGGGCAAGCCAGAACCCGATGTCCGGCCAAGGCCAGGGAGACGGGCAAGATCAGGCGCCCGGCCAGAATCAGGCGCCCGGCCAACAAGACGGGGGCGGATTCCGCGGCGCTCCGCAGGGCGGCGGCTTTGGGGGCTTCCGGCAGGATGGCGGTGGCTTTGGCGGCCCCGGCGGATCCGGCGGTCCGAACGGCGGCCGCAGCGGCGGCATGTTCGGAACAGGCCAGTCGGGGCCGCTGCGTTTGTTCCAATCCTCCCTTTCCGATCAGGCCAGCTGGCTCATTCCGTTCGCGCTTATCGGCTCGGTCGGCCTGCTTGGCAGCATTCGCAGACGGCGGTGGACGGATAAGCACAAGGAGACGATTTTCTGGCTGTCCTGGCTGCTTCCGGCGGCGGCGTTCTTCAGCGTAGCAGGTTTTTTCCACCAATATTATCTGATCATGCTCGCGCCGCCGATCGCCGCGCTTACCGGAGCGGGATTCGTCGAGATGTGGCGGGCTTACAGAGAACGTAATTCCTGGACGTCCTGGCTGCTGCCCGCAGCTATTTTGGCGACGACGGTATTCGCCTGGTACATCGTTCATCCGTACGACGCGACGATCGGCGGCGGATGGGCAGCGGGCATCGGGCTGGCAGGCGTGATCGTTACGGCGCTGCTCATCGTGTGGAGAACGAGGGAAAACCTGCGTCCCGCCCGCCTGTGGGCGATCGCCGGATTGCTGACGCTGCTGGTCGGCCCCGTTTACTGGGCGTTGACGCCGATCACGTACGGCGTGAGCAGCATGACGCCGATCGTCGGCCCGAGCTCGTCCCGCGAGGCGAACGGCCCGCAGGGCGGCGAGTTCGCGGGACGCGGTCAAGGCGGAGGCGAATCGGGCGGCACGCTGGACGAGGGACTTTACAATTACTTAAAGGCGCACAATACGGGCCAAAAGTATTTGCTTGCGGTATCCGATTACGGCACGGCGGCGCCATATATGATCGACAAAGGCGAGTCGGTCGTCATTTTGAACGGGTTCAACGGTTCGGACCGGGTCTACACGGCCGACAAGCTGCAAGCGTTGGTGGCAAAAGGCGAAGTGACCTACTTCCTGGTCGGCGGCGGCGGAATGGGCGGCGGACGCGGTAGCAGCACCGAGGTAACGCAATGGATTCAGCAGCACGGCAAGGAGATTCCGGCTTCCGAATGGCAGTCGTCGAACGGCGGTGCCGCGCAGTCCGAGGCAGGCGACGGCCGGGGGAACGGCGGATTCCAAGGGTTTGGCGGTTTTGGCAGGAGTGCGACGTTATATGCGGTTTCATTATAA
- a CDS encoding ABC transporter ATP-binding protein encodes MKGEGRLDVAPMFYYLKKLHAFAGRKLYANLAGTIVVSMMEGIGIFLLAPMLGLIGLLDAASGGIPLLSAAAEPLQRLSPELRLPAVLAVFLMLLLGQGLLQRLLANMSAELEQGFIRHLRLELYRGLLQSNWAFFLKRRRSDFIHHATIELPRVSFGVFMCLRLATTLLFTLIQIGFALWLSVPLTLAVLLCGLALAAYSRSQVRRSRALGKDTTELMQRYVGGMTDHFNGIKDIKGNRMEQQHLSWFRALCDRLESNLVQFTKLQSASQFRYKAAASILIAVFVYFAFAVLHVHAETLIFIVLVFSRLWPKFSTLQSNLEQIGQTVPAFRHLRELQQASEEAQEPELGPVRLAEGDAMRVSQGFEMRDVYYRYDRDQATYALQGVSLRIPAHRMTAVVGRSGAGKSTLIDLLIGLVQPERGQVLVDGKPLGAGEAYELRRSVSYVSQDPFLFHESVRDNLAIAAPEASEAQMWEALRFAAADAFVKRLPEGLDTVLGDRGVRLSGGERQRIVLARAILRNPSVLVLDEATSALDGEREAGIQEALERLRGRMTLIVIAHRLSTIRGADQIIVLDNGSVVQHGGYAQLSEEQDGLFGKLLSYQARASG; translated from the coding sequence GTGAAAGGCGAGGGAAGACTAGACGTCGCGCCCATGTTCTACTATCTCAAAAAGCTGCATGCATTTGCCGGGCGCAAACTTTATGCGAATCTGGCGGGAACGATCGTCGTCAGCATGATGGAGGGAATCGGCATCTTCCTGCTGGCCCCGATGCTGGGGCTGATCGGGCTGCTCGACGCCGCCTCGGGAGGCATCCCGCTGTTATCCGCGGCCGCGGAGCCGCTGCAGCGCTTGTCGCCCGAGCTGAGATTGCCGGCCGTGCTCGCCGTTTTCCTGATGCTGCTGCTCGGCCAGGGATTGCTCCAGCGGCTGCTGGCCAATATGAGCGCCGAGTTGGAGCAGGGCTTTATCCGGCACCTGAGGCTCGAGCTCTATCGGGGGCTGCTGCAATCGAACTGGGCGTTTTTCCTGAAAAGAAGAAGGTCGGACTTTATCCACCATGCCACGATCGAGCTGCCCCGGGTGAGCTTCGGCGTGTTCATGTGCCTGCGGCTCGCCACGACCTTGCTCTTTACGCTGATTCAAATCGGCTTTGCCTTATGGCTGTCCGTTCCGCTAACCCTTGCCGTCTTGCTGTGCGGGCTGGCGCTCGCCGCGTATTCCCGGTCTCAGGTGAGAAGATCGAGGGCGCTCGGGAAGGATACGACCGAGCTGATGCAGCGCTACGTGGGGGGCATGACCGACCACTTCAACGGCATCAAGGATATCAAAGGCAATCGGATGGAGCAGCAGCATTTGTCCTGGTTCCGCGCGCTTTGCGATCGGCTGGAGAGCAATCTCGTTCAATTTACCAAGCTGCAATCTGCCTCCCAGTTCCGTTACAAGGCCGCCGCAAGCATCCTGATTGCCGTTTTCGTGTATTTTGCCTTCGCGGTGCTCCACGTTCACGCCGAGACGCTCATCTTTATCGTTCTCGTCTTCTCGCGGCTGTGGCCGAAGTTTTCGACGCTGCAGTCCAATCTGGAGCAGATCGGCCAGACGGTTCCCGCCTTCAGGCATTTGCGTGAGCTGCAGCAGGCTTCCGAGGAAGCGCAAGAGCCCGAACTTGGGCCGGTCCGGCTTGCCGAAGGCGATGCGATGCGCGTCTCGCAGGGCTTTGAGATGCGGGACGTATACTACCGTTATGACCGCGACCAGGCGACTTATGCGCTTCAAGGCGTGAGCCTGCGCATTCCGGCGCACCGGATGACGGCCGTCGTCGGCCGATCGGGCGCGGGAAAGAGCACCTTGATCGACCTGCTGATCGGGCTCGTGCAGCCGGAGCGGGGGCAGGTGCTCGTGGACGGCAAGCCGCTCGGCGCTGGCGAGGCGTATGAATTGAGGCGGTCCGTGAGCTATGTCTCGCAGGACCCCTTCCTGTTCCATGAGAGCGTGCGGGACAACCTGGCGATCGCCGCGCCGGAGGCAAGCGAGGCGCAGATGTGGGAAGCGCTGCGCTTTGCGGCGGCGGATGCGTTTGTCAAAAGATTGCCGGAAGGGCTCGATACCGTATTGGGAGACCGGGGCGTGCGCCTCTCCGGAGGCGAACGGCAGCGGATCGTGTTGGCCCGGGCGATCCTGCGCAATCCGTCCGTCCTCGTGCTGGACGAAGCGACGAGCGCCCTGGACGGCGAGCGCGAAGCCGGCATTCAGGAAGCGCTGGAACGGCTGCGGGGCAGGATGACCCTCATCGTCATCGCCCATCGCTTGTCCACGATCCGCGGCGCGGACCAGATCATCGTGCTGGACAACGGCTCGGTCGTTCAGCACGGGGGATACGCGCAGCTCTCCGAAGAGCAAGACGGCTTGTTCGGGAAGCTGCTGTCCTATCAGGCGAGGGCTAGCGGGTAA
- a CDS encoding aldolase: protein MKNEIAPTMYYAFGLHISSEIRLPELLETTGGACEADVEIKLGDLSADWRAADVEDDFYAFENGRFLFYVPEVAVYSIRDGRQVIVSPLAGIEEERIRLYLLGTCMGSILMQRRILPLHGSAIVVDGRAYAFIGESGAGKSTLAAAFRSRGYRLLTDDVIAIASGGEDGRTPVVVPAYPQQKLWQESIEQLGLQSDRYRHLYLSKYAIPVTSAFSVDAVPLAGVFELTRTDKDEVTLSRCQALERLALLRIHTYRPFLISRLAGDQWHFSTVTGMASRIDLYRLQRPAAGFSAHALADAVLRAVLGGEKVMQA from the coding sequence ATGAAGAATGAGATCGCGCCAACGATGTACTACGCATTCGGCCTTCATATATCAAGCGAAATTCGCCTGCCGGAGCTCTTGGAGACGACCGGCGGAGCCTGCGAAGCCGACGTCGAGATCAAGCTCGGAGATTTGTCGGCGGATTGGCGCGCAGCCGACGTAGAGGACGATTTTTATGCGTTCGAGAACGGCCGGTTTTTGTTTTACGTGCCTGAAGTGGCCGTTTACAGCATCCGCGACGGAAGACAGGTGATCGTGTCGCCCCTGGCGGGCATCGAGGAAGAGCGTATCCGGCTCTACTTGCTCGGCACGTGCATGGGTTCGATCCTGATGCAGCGGCGGATACTTCCGCTCCATGGCAGCGCAATCGTCGTCGATGGGCGCGCTTACGCCTTTATCGGGGAATCCGGTGCCGGAAAATCGACGCTGGCGGCTGCGTTCCGAAGCCGCGGCTACCGGTTGCTGACCGATGACGTGATCGCGATAGCGTCCGGCGGCGAGGACGGCCGAACGCCGGTCGTCGTGCCGGCCTATCCGCAGCAGAAGCTGTGGCAGGAGAGCATCGAGCAGCTGGGCTTGCAGTCCGACCGGTATCGCCATCTGTATCTGTCCAAGTATGCCATCCCCGTGACGTCGGCGTTTTCCGTCGACGCCGTACCCTTGGCCGGCGTATTCGAGCTGACGCGGACCGACAAGGACGAGGTGACTCTTTCGCGTTGTCAGGCCCTCGAACGGTTGGCGCTCCTCCGGATCCATACGTATCGGCCTTTTTTAATTTCGCGTTTGGCGGGAGACCAATGGCATTTTTCGACAGTGACCGGGATGGCAAGCCGGATCGACTTGTATCGTCTGCAGCGGCCTGCCGCCGGATTCTCTGCGCATGCGCTGGCCGATGCGGTATTGCGTGCCGTGCTTGGAGGAGAGAAGGTCATGCAGGCGTGA
- a CDS encoding paeninodin family lasso peptide, translating to MKKEWNQPTLEVLDVNQTFGGPNGLYPDRNGKGTNNGHPHAPEAS from the coding sequence ATGAAGAAAGAGTGGAATCAACCTACGCTCGAAGTGCTCGACGTCAACCAGACGTTCGGCGGACCGAACGGCCTGTACCCGGATCGCAACGGCAAAGGCACGAACAACGGCCATCCCCATGCCCCGGAGGCTTCTTAA
- a CDS encoding asparagine synthase-related protein, whose translation MSAIAGLLNEHEPVSIEAAGLMMKALEKYPAHHVRTWHDRHVFMGCHAQWFAPESAYDRQPCREEGQELVIAADAILDNREELFGRLQVERARRERMTDSDLILAAYRKWGEEAPGYLIGDFAFVLWDERRRRLFGARDLAGSRTLYYVHRPGRFAFCTVMNPLLALPGVGRELDESWLAEFLAIPIILDTIDVRSTVYRQIGQIPPAHAFTVEQGSLKVRRYGSLTADVPKLKLRSSGEYEEAFREVFREAVVSRLRTSRNVGASLSGGLDSGAVVSFAAAPLREQGKTLHTYSYVPRSDFADWTPRSMAADETPFIRDIVDHVGTLSHSYMDFAKHNSFEEIDDLLALMEAPYKFFENSYWFKGILAQASKQDVGVLLHGGNGNYSISWGPAMDYYALLLRRLRWVRLYRELSQYGKNVRVGRSRLLPYIGRLAFANPAPKPLAGIPMLIHPDLAARTGVFDRLKGHDVGLTDAWMNEFDARTYQFDNLSILNHQGTSSTKLSLRYAVRERDPTCDPRVVRFCLSVPVEQYVQGGMDRALVRRATAGYLPDSVRLNQRVRGVQGADWIHRVLPAWDEMSEELRRLCDDSRASGLLNVEQVRLSLAEMGNPPRPDRAFDRHARLLMQSLIVYRFLRQGA comes from the coding sequence ATGAGCGCTATAGCCGGTTTGCTAAACGAGCATGAGCCTGTCTCCATTGAAGCGGCGGGTCTGATGATGAAGGCGCTGGAGAAATATCCGGCCCATCATGTGCGTACCTGGCATGACCGGCACGTGTTCATGGGCTGCCATGCGCAGTGGTTCGCGCCCGAGTCGGCGTACGACCGGCAGCCCTGCCGGGAGGAAGGGCAGGAGCTCGTTATCGCCGCGGACGCGATCCTCGACAACAGGGAGGAGCTATTCGGCCGGCTGCAGGTCGAGCGTGCCCGTCGGGAGCGGATGACGGACAGCGACCTGATCCTGGCGGCGTACCGCAAGTGGGGAGAGGAGGCGCCGGGTTATCTGATCGGCGACTTCGCCTTCGTCCTGTGGGACGAACGGAGACGCCGGCTGTTCGGAGCCAGAGATCTGGCGGGAAGCCGAACGTTGTATTACGTTCATCGGCCGGGGCGGTTTGCTTTTTGCACGGTGATGAATCCGCTGCTTGCGCTGCCCGGCGTCGGCCGGGAGCTGGACGAGTCCTGGCTGGCCGAGTTCCTCGCGATCCCGATCATCCTGGATACGATCGACGTTCGCTCCACGGTGTACCGCCAGATCGGCCAGATTCCGCCTGCGCATGCCTTTACCGTCGAGCAGGGCAGCTTGAAGGTACGGCGCTACGGCTCTTTGACGGCCGATGTGCCCAAGCTGAAGCTGCGGTCGAGCGGCGAGTACGAGGAAGCGTTCCGCGAGGTGTTCAGGGAGGCCGTCGTCTCGAGGCTTCGGACAAGCCGGAACGTCGGCGCGAGCTTAAGCGGCGGGCTGGACTCGGGAGCCGTCGTGAGCTTCGCGGCAGCGCCGCTGCGCGAGCAAGGCAAGACGCTGCATACATACAGCTATGTCCCGCGTTCGGACTTCGCGGACTGGACCCCGCGGAGCATGGCAGCCGACGAGACGCCTTTCATCCGGGATATCGTGGATCACGTGGGCACGCTCTCGCACAGCTACATGGACTTCGCGAAGCACAATTCCTTTGAGGAAATCGACGATCTGCTGGCATTAATGGAAGCGCCTTATAAATTTTTTGAAAATTCTTACTGGTTCAAGGGCATTCTCGCGCAAGCGAGCAAACAGGATGTCGGCGTCCTGCTGCATGGCGGCAACGGCAATTACTCCATCTCATGGGGGCCGGCGATGGACTATTACGCCCTTCTCCTGCGGCGGCTGCGCTGGGTGCGGTTGTACCGCGAGCTGTCGCAATACGGCAAAAACGTTCGCGTCGGCCGGTCGCGGCTCCTTCCCTATATCGGAAGACTGGCGTTCGCGAATCCGGCCCCGAAGCCGCTGGCGGGCATCCCGATGCTGATTCACCCGGACCTGGCGGCGCGCACCGGTGTATTCGACAGGCTGAAGGGGCACGACGTCGGACTGACGGACGCCTGGATGAACGAATTCGACGCGCGGACGTATCAGTTCGACAACCTGTCGATCTTGAACCATCAGGGAACGTCATCGACCAAGCTGTCGCTGCGATATGCCGTCCGGGAGAGGGACCCGACCTGCGACCCGCGGGTCGTCCGGTTCTGCCTGTCCGTGCCTGTCGAACAGTACGTGCAGGGCGGCATGGACCGCGCGCTCGTCCGGCGGGCGACCGCCGGTTATCTGCCCGATTCCGTCCGGCTGAATCAACGCGTCCGGGGCGTACAGGGGGCGGATTGGATCCACCGCGTGCTTCCCGCTTGGGACGAGATGTCGGAGGAGCTGCGCCGGCTATGCGACGATTCCCGGGCCTCGGGGCTGCTGAACGTAGAACAAGTCCGCTTGTCGCTGGCGGAGATGGGCAATCCGCCTCGTCCCGATCGCGCTTTCGACCGGCATGCGAGATTGCTGATGCAGAGTCTGATCGTGTACCGGTTTCTTCGGCAAGGCGCCTGA
- the dapA gene encoding 4-hydroxy-tetrahydrodipicolinate synthase: MSEQHLHGIFVPTVTPFTADEEIDPVSCRRYVDRLLAYDIQGLVVGGTTGESPTLSWDEAASLLRMTQEAVREKGSRIPVVVGTGTSSTAASVKRTEDAGRLGADAVLVVVPYYSRPSQEGILAHFRRVSQVGVPVIVYEIPSRTGTRLSVDTARRIMELDGVIGMKDSTGDTSLLEALVQTTSKPVLCGEDQRLFDMLGRGARGGILASANIKTDVFVDMYRRFERGDTKGAAQAFTTVLPWMERLFSEPNPAPLKWLLARQGIIASDSLRLPMSPISQTLRTELEVLLQASS; this comes from the coding sequence ATGAGCGAACAGCACCTACATGGAATATTCGTACCCACAGTTACGCCGTTTACGGCGGACGAAGAGATAGATCCGGTATCCTGCAGGCGCTATGTGGATCGGCTGCTGGCCTATGACATTCAGGGCTTGGTCGTCGGCGGCACGACAGGCGAATCGCCCACGCTCTCTTGGGATGAAGCGGCCTCGCTATTGCGCATGACGCAGGAAGCCGTCCGGGAAAAAGGAAGTCGGATACCGGTCGTGGTGGGCACAGGTACGAGCAGCACTGCCGCTTCAGTCAAGCGGACGGAGGACGCGGGAAGACTTGGCGCCGATGCCGTCCTAGTCGTCGTTCCATATTACAGCCGCCCTTCGCAGGAAGGCATACTGGCGCATTTCCGCCGCGTATCGCAGGTTGGCGTGCCCGTCATCGTTTATGAGATTCCGTCCCGAACCGGCACGAGGCTGAGCGTAGATACGGCCCGCCGAATCATGGAGCTGGATGGCGTCATCGGCATGAAGGACAGCACGGGCGACACCTCTCTGCTCGAGGCGCTCGTGCAGACGACCTCGAAGCCGGTGCTATGCGGTGAGGACCAACGTCTCTTCGATATGCTGGGTCGGGGCGCCCGGGGCGGCATCCTCGCCTCGGCGAACATAAAGACGGATGTCTTCGTCGATATGTATCGCAGGTTCGAGCGGGGAGATACGAAAGGAGCCGCCCAAGCGTTCACGACTGTGCTGCCCTGGATGGAGCGACTGTTCAGCGAACCGAATCCCGCGCCGCTCAAGTGGCTCCTGGCCCGTCAGGGCATCATCGCTTCCGATTCGCTGCGGCTGCCGATGAGTCCGATCTCGCAGACGCTTCGCACGGAGCTGGAGGTATTGCTTCAGGCGTCGTCATAA
- a CDS encoding tyrosine-protein phosphatase, which translates to MIDIHCHILHGVDDGAKDLAESVAMARIAYEDGIRDIVVTPHFNGLYLTMSDVVHRKLEELERELDRQGVDIRLHPGNEVQLVSAAFFDEHRRNRSFALLGRPGTHLLFEQRWTGYDPATPEIVQRLLDAGVTPVMAHPERHPFFRDDPELLPQLIELGLWTQVSADSLVGNFGPEAQQYGRALIAAGHAHTLATDAHNVNRKPNLSAGMAIFEEVAGARARAELEARMRSILAD; encoded by the coding sequence ATGATCGATATACACTGCCACATCTTGCATGGCGTGGACGACGGCGCGAAGGATCTGGCCGAGTCCGTGGCGATGGCGCGGATCGCCTATGAGGACGGCATACGGGATATCGTCGTGACGCCTCACTTCAACGGCTTGTACCTCACGATGTCCGACGTCGTGCACCGCAAGTTGGAAGAGCTGGAGCGCGAGCTGGACAGGCAGGGCGTCGATATCCGACTGCATCCGGGCAACGAAGTCCAGTTGGTGAGCGCGGCGTTCTTCGACGAGCATCGAAGGAACCGCTCGTTCGCGCTTCTGGGCCGGCCGGGCACGCATCTGCTCTTCGAGCAGCGCTGGACCGGCTACGATCCGGCTACGCCGGAGATCGTGCAGCGGTTGCTCGACGCGGGCGTAACGCCGGTCATGGCGCACCCGGAGCGGCATCCGTTCTTCAGGGACGATCCGGAGCTGCTGCCGCAGCTGATCGAGCTCGGACTGTGGACGCAGGTATCGGCGGACAGCCTCGTCGGCAATTTCGGTCCGGAGGCGCAGCAGTACGGGCGTGCGCTTATTGCGGCGGGACATGCGCATACGCTTGCGACCGACGCGCACAACGTGAACCGGAAGCCTAATCTCAGTGCGGGCATGGCGATATTCGAGGAAGTCGCCGGCGCCCGGGCGAGGGCGGAGCTGGAGGCGCGGATGCGCAGCATCCTGGCCGATTGA
- the catA gene encoding type A chloramphenicol O-acetyltransferase, giving the protein MKFHPISMETWSRKPYFEHYMNRVRCTYSMTANIDIAILQAELKRKNVKLYPALIHMIATAVNRHPEFRTCFDSEGRLGIWERMSPSFTIFHEEDSTFSSIWTPYSEDFGAFYKRCLQETERYKHARQLFPCPDEPPNTFPISSIPWVNFTGFNLNIYGEGNFLLPIFTMGKYDRQHDKLWLPVSAQLHHAVCDGYHAGVLFNELQELASDCRSWLAGV; this is encoded by the coding sequence ATGAAATTTCATCCCATATCCATGGAAACGTGGAGCCGAAAACCCTATTTCGAACATTATATGAATCGGGTACGCTGCACGTACAGCATGACCGCGAACATCGACATCGCTATTTTACAAGCGGAGCTTAAGCGCAAGAACGTCAAGCTATATCCTGCCCTGATCCATATGATCGCGACGGCGGTGAATCGCCATCCCGAGTTCAGGACCTGCTTCGATTCCGAAGGCAGGCTGGGCATATGGGAGCGGATGTCGCCGAGCTTCACGATTTTTCATGAGGAGGACAGTACCTTCTCGAGCATCTGGACGCCGTATAGCGAGGATTTCGGTGCCTTTTACAAGCGCTGCCTGCAAGAAACAGAACGGTACAAACACGCGAGACAGCTGTTTCCTTGCCCCGACGAACCGCCGAATACCTTTCCGATCTCCAGCATCCCCTGGGTGAACTTTACGGGATTTAATCTGAACATTTACGGCGAGGGCAACTTCCTGCTTCCGATCTTTACGATGGGAAAATACGATCGGCAACACGACAAGCTTTGGCTGCCTGTGTCGGCGCAGCTCCATCATGCGGTTTGCGACGGATACCATGCGGGCGTACTGTTCAACGAGCTTCAGGAGCTGGCATCGGATTGCCGAAGCTGGCTGGCAGGTGTATAA
- a CDS encoding class I SAM-dependent methyltransferase — protein MNEAEYKAFYDRVGLSNGWDFSKLKVLTEGARADIYEEVKRACRPSDLLLDIGTGGGEAVLDIRDAALLLVGIDRSSGMIRTAQANLAQVGAANVRFVQMDAERLDFPERFFDIVTCRHAGFNASQVARVLSPDGVFITQQVAEGDKLNLKQAFGRGQSYEETDGTLLRKYELALAEAGFMDIQSMEFDTEEYYRTPEDLIFLLKHTPIIPSFGHEKEDFEVLRAFMEDNRTEKGIRTNAKRFTIKARLAHEPGGIRI, from the coding sequence GTGAATGAAGCGGAATACAAAGCGTTCTACGATCGCGTCGGGCTGTCGAACGGCTGGGACTTCAGCAAGCTGAAGGTGCTGACGGAGGGAGCGCGAGCCGACATCTATGAAGAGGTCAAACGGGCGTGCAGGCCATCCGATCTGCTGCTGGACATCGGCACCGGAGGCGGCGAGGCAGTTCTGGACATCCGCGATGCGGCACTGCTGCTGGTGGGAATCGATCGTTCAAGCGGAATGATTCGGACGGCGCAAGCGAATCTGGCACAAGTCGGTGCCGCAAACGTGCGTTTTGTACAAATGGACGCCGAGCGACTCGATTTTCCCGAACGTTTTTTTGATATCGTGACATGTCGTCATGCCGGATTCAATGCAAGTCAAGTAGCTAGGGTGCTATCCCCCGACGGTGTATTCATCACCCAGCAGGTCGCCGAGGGCGATAAGCTCAATTTGAAGCAGGCCTTCGGCCGAGGACAGAGTTATGAAGAAACGGACGGGACGCTGCTGCGTAAATACGAGCTGGCGTTGGCGGAGGCGGGATTTATGGACATCCAGTCCATGGAATTCGATACGGAGGAGTACTACCGGACACCTGAGGACTTGATCTTTCTTTTGAAGCATACGCCGATCATTCCCAGCTTCGGGCATGAAAAGGAAGACTTCGAGGTTCTTCGCGCCTTCATGGAAGACAACCGGACAGAAAAAGGGATCCGCACGAATGCGAAACGATTTACAATAAAGGCGAGGCTCGCCCATGAACCGGGAGGGATTCGGATATGA
- a CDS encoding MerR family transcriptional regulator: MKTKLVYTIKQTAELTGVSEDTIRYYEKIALLPRAERKDNGHRVYGEEDIRTIRLLSCLKKTGMPLEEMRPFLAVSADADPADHPELVAHLRSHRENIVSQIASLQQVVDFIDLKLEEGRYRGECASEERAKTKKKPVSPTEMSHFSVAGKTGKS, from the coding sequence GTGAAAACAAAGCTTGTCTATACGATCAAGCAGACCGCGGAGCTGACCGGCGTCTCCGAGGACACGATCCGGTATTACGAGAAGATCGCGCTGCTGCCCCGGGCGGAGCGGAAGGACAATGGACATCGCGTCTACGGGGAAGAAGACATCCGAACGATCCGGCTGCTGTCCTGCTTGAAGAAAACAGGAATGCCGCTGGAGGAGATGCGGCCGTTCCTGGCGGTGTCCGCCGATGCCGATCCTGCGGATCACCCCGAGCTGGTCGCTCATTTAAGAAGCCATCGGGAAAATATCGTCAGCCAGATCGCTTCGCTGCAGCAGGTCGTCGACTTTATCGACTTGAAGCTGGAGGAGGGGCGATACCGCGGTGAATGCGCAAGCGAGGAGCGGGCGAAGACGAAAAAGAAGCCAGTCTCCCCGACGGAGATGAGCCATTTTTCCGTAGCGGGCAAGACGGGCAAGTCGTAA